Proteins co-encoded in one Natrinema sp. CBA1119 genomic window:
- a CDS encoding MaoC family dehydratase, whose product MTETNERASETTRKRVEKINYFEDFKPGQEFEHHWGRTITEGDNSLFSTLTINANPMYFNADYAKDLGHDGVVANHLLAFNVVFGMSVQDLSEAGGAFLGIDNLRFHDEVYPGDTLYADSEVVSKRQSDSRPHQGIVHWKTEGTRPNGDLVVEFERKNLINKRSHQEESEQ is encoded by the coding sequence ATGACGGAGACAAATGAACGAGCGTCAGAGACGACGCGCAAGCGAGTTGAGAAGATCAACTACTTTGAGGACTTCAAGCCCGGCCAGGAGTTCGAACACCATTGGGGTCGGACGATCACCGAGGGCGACAACAGCCTGTTCTCGACCCTGACGATCAACGCAAATCCGATGTACTTCAACGCGGACTATGCCAAGGACCTCGGTCACGACGGCGTCGTCGCCAATCACTTACTCGCGTTCAACGTCGTCTTTGGGATGAGTGTTCAGGACCTGAGCGAGGCCGGCGGTGCCTTCCTCGGCATCGATAATCTCCGGTTCCACGACGAGGTTTATCCCGGTGACACGCTGTACGCCGACAGCGAAGTCGTCTCGAAACGCCAGAGTGACTCCAGACCCCACCAGGGAATCGTCCACTGGAAGACGGAAGGAACGCGACCGAACGGCGATTTAGTCGTCGAGTTCGAACGAAAGAACCTGATCAATAAGCGATCTCACCAGGAGGAATCCGAACAATGA
- a CDS encoding CoA ester lyase: MRTRRSELTTPGSSMKMMEKAAESDADEVMLDLEDAVAPSEKKAAREKIVDAIHEFDWSGKVVAIRINDLDTPNAYGDLVTVVEGAGEHIDTIIVPKIKRSDDIYMVEKLLDQIEENEGIENTIGIETLIEETEALQNVDEIAATGDRLEALIFGPGDYSASQGVQLKSIGAHGDEGNYPGDIWHYVRNQIVVAARSNGLDAIDGPYGDFSDPEGYREECVRSFTLGFVGKWAIHPSQIEIANEVYKPEEEQVGHAQKVVEAMEEGAGEGQGAVRLDGEMIDEASVRSARHTLERARQIGMID, encoded by the coding sequence ATGCGGACTAGGCGAAGCGAACTGACTACCCCAGGAAGCAGTATGAAAATGATGGAAAAGGCGGCCGAGTCCGACGCCGATGAGGTCATGCTCGACCTCGAGGACGCCGTCGCCCCGTCCGAAAAGAAAGCCGCTCGAGAGAAGATCGTCGACGCGATCCACGAATTCGACTGGAGCGGCAAAGTCGTCGCGATCCGAATCAACGACCTCGATACACCCAATGCCTACGGTGACCTCGTAACGGTCGTCGAGGGGGCCGGCGAACACATCGACACGATCATCGTTCCGAAAATCAAGCGATCCGACGATATCTACATGGTCGAGAAACTGCTCGACCAGATCGAGGAGAACGAGGGGATCGAGAACACGATCGGTATCGAGACGCTGATCGAAGAGACCGAAGCCCTCCAGAACGTCGACGAAATTGCCGCCACCGGCGACCGACTCGAAGCATTGATCTTCGGACCGGGCGACTACTCGGCCTCGCAGGGTGTCCAACTCAAGAGCATCGGCGCACACGGTGACGAGGGGAACTATCCCGGTGATATCTGGCACTACGTTCGAAATCAGATCGTCGTCGCGGCCCGGTCGAACGGGCTCGACGCGATCGATGGCCCCTACGGCGACTTCTCGGATCCGGAAGGATATCGCGAAGAGTGTGTTCGCTCGTTCACGCTCGGATTCGTCGGCAAGTGGGCGATTCATCCGAGTCAGATCGAAATCGCCAACGAGGTCTACAAACCCGAGGAGGAACAGGTCGGACACGCCCAGAAGGTCGTCGAGGCGATGGAAGAAGGCGCGGGTGAAGGCCAGGGCGCCGTCCGTCTCGACGGCGAGATGATCGACGAAGCGTCGGTCCGGAGTGCCCGCCACACCCTCGAACGAGCCCGCCAGATTGGAATGATCGACTGA
- a CDS encoding IclR family transcriptional regulator, with protein sequence MIPKHTQDGPVRAIDRALGVLNVLREINGGTLTEISEHVDLPKSTLHNHLVTLERNHYIVKKDNEYHLGVRFLNFGEFVKQQRPGFEEAKPVVEELAESTGERVQFVAEEHGHTVYVHIAEGDRAVKSRTAVGQRGGAQLHATAAGKAILAFLSEERRKAVLDYWGLSKITENTIQDRERLLAELEEIRERRYALNREEHIEGLYAVGVPVIGPDESVIGAISVSGPTHRMQGRRLTTELPELLLGASNELELNINFSESE encoded by the coding sequence ATGATACCAAAACACACGCAAGATGGTCCGGTTCGAGCAATCGATCGAGCACTGGGGGTCCTCAATGTGCTTCGGGAGATAAACGGAGGGACGCTCACCGAGATCTCCGAACACGTGGACTTGCCGAAGAGTACGTTACACAATCATCTCGTGACCCTCGAGCGGAACCACTACATCGTTAAAAAGGACAACGAGTACCACCTCGGAGTGCGGTTTCTCAACTTCGGTGAGTTCGTCAAGCAGCAACGGCCCGGCTTCGAAGAGGCCAAACCGGTAGTCGAAGAACTTGCCGAATCGACGGGCGAACGAGTACAGTTCGTTGCCGAGGAACACGGCCACACGGTGTATGTCCATATTGCGGAAGGGGATCGGGCGGTCAAATCGCGCACGGCTGTCGGTCAGCGTGGCGGTGCACAACTCCATGCCACGGCAGCGGGGAAAGCCATCCTCGCGTTTCTCTCCGAGGAGCGCCGCAAGGCAGTCCTCGATTACTGGGGGCTCTCGAAGATCACGGAGAACACGATTCAGGACCGCGAGCGGTTACTGGCCGAACTCGAGGAGATTCGGGAGCGTCGATACGCGCTAAACCGGGAGGAACACATCGAGGGGCTCTACGCCGTTGGTGTGCCCGTGATTGGACCGGACGAGAGTGTCATCGGTGCTATCAGTGTCTCCGGACCGACCCATCGAATGCAGGGAAGGCGATTGACTACCGAACTCCCGGAATTGCTCCTCGGGGCATCAAACGAACTCGAACTTAATATCAACTTCTCTGAGTCGGAGTAG
- a CDS encoding MBL fold metallo-hydrolase: MTIEKNLTSDVQWINECYDLGEKHEHVSVYLIEAGGEYLLIDSGSFHHREEITRRLETATDGEGIDALVLSHSDYPHSANISTFKSQWDDVELIASSGAPSLQGLPEATKCDIGESMTICGQTFSFIDPPLADRSHTTWIYDHESEVLFTADGFGNHHSPSECGFLSTEFEDSIEMEDIYTFHNETLVWLRYVDPDRLRTVLESMVAEYDPSYIAPIHGNPIAGEEIDTYLSRLIDSAERITAEYDIGDLGTT; this comes from the coding sequence ATGACAATCGAAAAAAACCTGACGTCGGACGTACAGTGGATCAACGAGTGCTACGATCTTGGCGAAAAACACGAACACGTCTCGGTGTATCTGATCGAAGCGGGCGGCGAGTACCTTCTCATAGATTCGGGGTCATTCCACCACCGAGAGGAAATCACTCGGCGACTCGAGACAGCGACTGACGGCGAGGGGATTGACGCGCTCGTTCTCTCCCACTCGGATTACCCCCATTCGGCAAACATCTCTACCTTCAAGTCTCAGTGGGATGACGTTGAACTGATCGCATCCTCTGGTGCACCGTCACTACAGGGGCTGCCTGAGGCGACAAAGTGCGACATAGGTGAGAGTATGACGATCTGCGGCCAGACGTTCAGTTTCATTGATCCACCACTAGCGGACCGGTCGCATACGACTTGGATTTACGATCACGAGTCGGAAGTCCTGTTTACGGCCGATGGGTTCGGAAATCACCACTCGCCGTCGGAGTGTGGATTCCTATCTACGGAATTCGAGGATAGCATCGAAATGGAGGACATCTACACGTTCCACAACGAAACTCTGGTCTGGCTTCGTTACGTCGATCCGGACCGACTCCGAACCGTTCTTGAGTCGATGGTGGCGGAGTACGATCCGTCGTATATCGCGCCGATTCACGGAAATCCGATCGCGGGAGAGGAAATCGATACCTACCTCTCGCGTCTCATTGATTCGGCCGAACGCATTACCGCAGAATACGATATCGGCGATCTCGGAACGACGTAA
- a CDS encoding MBL fold metallo-hydrolase → MDDDEPPDWYEPGEEVHIPQSVYLIEDERSLLFDTFSPASTERVLDSIDDILDGGTLDYLVVSHPDVPHAGNTMAIMNEYPDVTLVAPAYGQAHELYHLENGMLVEEGDTIELGKYTVEFHEAPFLDSAIHLWMSEQTTETLFTVDWQGFPHLGSKCLHFVDEFDHDLTREQLLQFHGRVMFWLQYVDAEKLNREIDFVIEKHDPEIVAPSHGNVIREGATEQLSMMKDVVRQIRTNGRIGTFG, encoded by the coding sequence ATGGATGACGATGAACCGCCGGATTGGTACGAACCCGGTGAGGAGGTTCACATCCCACAGAGCGTCTATCTGATCGAGGATGAACGATCACTGCTGTTCGATACGTTCTCGCCGGCCAGCACTGAACGAGTTCTCGACTCGATAGACGACATCCTCGACGGCGGAACGCTCGATTATCTCGTCGTCTCGCATCCGGACGTTCCTCATGCCGGGAACACAATGGCGATCATGAATGAGTATCCCGACGTAACGCTCGTGGCCCCGGCGTACGGGCAGGCGCACGAACTCTATCATCTGGAAAATGGGATGTTAGTTGAGGAAGGGGATACGATCGAGCTGGGCAAGTACACGGTCGAGTTTCACGAGGCACCGTTTCTCGACTCGGCGATTCACCTCTGGATGTCCGAACAGACGACTGAGACGTTGTTCACCGTCGACTGGCAGGGCTTTCCGCACCTCGGATCGAAATGTCTGCACTTCGTCGACGAGTTCGACCATGACCTCACGCGGGAGCAACTCCTCCAGTTCCACGGCCGCGTGATGTTCTGGTTGCAGTACGTCGATGCCGAGAAACTAAACAGGGAGATCGATTTCGTGATCGAGAAGCACGACCCGGAAATCGTCGCACCCTCGCACGGGAACGTGATTCGAGAGGGCGCTACTGAGCAGCTTAGCATGATGAAAGACGTCGTGAGACAGATTCGAACAAACGGTCGAATCGGAACGTTCGGCTGA
- a CDS encoding SDR family NAD(P)-dependent oxidoreductase, protein MEMDGRTALVTGASRNIGRAIAVKLAEQGADVGVVAYTNREGCKETARRVQVAGGETAIALGDLGSPEAVEEMVSKIRSELGPIDTLVNNATYRPIKPLLDLTVDDIDRAMNVNFRGNLLTAQHVIPDMLDRGGGSIVNVIGAMVYLGRPNHAHSYGTKFAIEGLTRQLASEFGRDGVRVNAVSPGLIEVGRDQTDEWERTKEAILEATPLGRIGTVDEIANVCSFLVSDRASFITGQVIHANGGTYPIPRILPDHS, encoded by the coding sequence ATGGAGATGGACGGACGAACGGCGCTCGTCACCGGTGCGAGCAGAAATATCGGACGAGCGATCGCAGTGAAACTAGCCGAACAGGGAGCAGACGTCGGCGTTGTCGCCTACACAAACCGGGAGGGGTGCAAAGAAACCGCCAGACGCGTTCAAGTGGCGGGTGGCGAAACGGCCATCGCACTTGGCGATTTAGGGTCGCCCGAAGCCGTCGAGGAGATGGTTAGCAAGATCCGTTCGGAACTCGGTCCGATCGACACGCTCGTGAATAACGCAACCTACAGACCGATAAAACCGCTCCTCGACCTGACCGTTGACGATATCGATCGGGCAATGAACGTGAACTTCCGCGGGAACCTTCTCACGGCCCAGCACGTCATTCCCGACATGCTGGATCGCGGTGGCGGTTCGATAGTCAACGTCATCGGTGCGATGGTGTATTTGGGTCGTCCCAATCATGCTCACTCGTACGGAACAAAGTTCGCCATTGAGGGCCTAACCAGACAGTTGGCGAGCGAGTTTGGACGCGACGGCGTCCGCGTCAATGCCGTCTCACCCGGGCTTATCGAGGTCGGTCGGGACCAAACTGATGAATGGGAACGGACGAAGGAAGCAATCCTCGAAGCGACTCCGCTAGGTCGAATAGGAACTGTCGATGAGATCGCCAACGTCTGTTCATTTTTAGTGTCCGATCGAGCTTCGTTCATTACTGGTCAGGTAATTCACGCGAACGGTGGAACGTATCCAATTCCGAGGATATTACCGGATCATTCGTAG
- a CDS encoding IS630 family transposase (programmed frameshift): protein MDHFDEISVEELQDALGKVGGNKPTQRLLAAIAYKNGLTQTELAEWHDTGRRTIYSWLMRLDTDKPLEQAVSDAHRSGRKRKLSGTQQEEFEQTVHEPPEEVGIDAPAWTPALVQEFLEETYGVEYSYPSCRRLLKEAGLSYHKPRRTAAEAEESDTEEFRDVLKKKRAEMDATVVCIDQTKKSVQVEPRAAWFPRGTRPSVELSGQRDWTCLLGAITEDGECFFSRFTEYVTADHAKHFILALCKEFEDDLLVVLDGAPYFQASAVTDLAARDDLAFVTLPAYSPELNPVEECWRQLQSALSNRFFDSLTEVTTAIDTALDQLSIPKTSNYF, encoded by the exons ATGGACCATTTCGACGAAATCTCCGTCGAAGAACTCCAAGACGCCCTTGGCAAGGTTG GAGGAAACAAGCCGACACAACGGTTGTTAGCGGCGATTGCGTACAAGAACGGCCTGACGCAGACCGAACTTGCAGAGTGGCACGACACTGGTCGAAGAACGATCTACAGCTGGCTCATGCGACTCGATACGGACAAACCGCTTGAGCAAGCCGTCTCTGATGCTCATCGATCCGGGAGAAAACGAAAGCTCTCAGGAACACAGCAAGAAGAGTTTGAACAAACCGTTCACGAACCTCCCGAGGAAGTCGGTATCGACGCGCCGGCGTGGACGCCGGCGCTCGTCCAGGAGTTTCTTGAAGAAACCTACGGCGTCGAGTACTCCTATCCGAGTTGCCGCCGGTTACTCAAAGAAGCTGGATTGAGCTACCACAAACCGCGCCGTACAGCCGCCGAAGCCGAGGAATCAGACACAGAAGAATTCCGCGACGTACTCAAAAAAAAGCGAGCGGAGATGGACGCCACAGTAGTCTGCATCGATCAGACCAAGAAATCCGTCCAGGTTGAGCCGCGTGCCGCGTGGTTTCCGCGCGGCACGCGGCCGAGCGTCGAACTTTCTGGCCAACGCGACTGGACGTGTCTGCTTGGCGCGATTACCGAAGACGGCGAGTGCTTCTTCTCACGGTTCACCGAGTACGTCACCGCCGATCACGCGAAACATTTCATTCTCGCGTTATGCAAAGAATTCGAAGATGACTTACTCGTCGTGCTCGATGGAGCACCGTATTTCCAGGCATCGGCCGTCACGGACCTGGCGGCCCGTGACGACCTCGCCTTCGTCACGTTGCCGGCATACTCGCCAGAACTAAATCCCGTTGAGGAGTGCTGGAGACAATTACAATCAGCACTTAGCAACCGATTCTTCGACTCGCTTACTGAGGTCACAACAGCGATCGATACCGCTCTTGATCAACTCTCCATTCCCAAAACGAGCAACTATTTCTAA
- a CDS encoding response regulator → MNSLPPEIRVLHVDDEPNLAELTATFLHREDDRFAVESVTNVTEGLETFAAGDFHCIVSDYDMPEQTGIDFLGPVETLSR, encoded by the coding sequence ATGAACTCTCTTCCGCCCGAAATTCGTGTTCTCCACGTTGATGATGAACCAAATCTGGCAGAACTAACAGCGACGTTTCTTCATCGAGAAGATGATCGCTTTGCCGTCGAATCGGTGACAAATGTGACCGAGGGTCTAGAGACGTTCGCAGCAGGGGATTTCCACTGCATTGTCTCTGACTACGATATGCCAGAACAGACCGGCATTGATTTTCTCGGCCCTGTTGAAACCCTCAGTAGATGA